In a genomic window of Enterobacter asburiae:
- the trpA gene encoding tryptophan synthase subunit alpha has translation MERYDNAFAELKSRQEGAFVPFVTLGDPGPEQSLKIIDALIEAGADALELGIPFSDPLADGPTIQNATLRAFAAGVTPTQCFEMLTAIRQKHPTIPIGLLMYANLVFNRGVDEFYAECARVGVDSVLVADVPVEESAPFRQAAMRHNVAPIFICPPNADDELLRQIASYGRGYTYLLSRAGVTGAENKAALPLHHLVEKLAEYHAAPPLQGFGISSPDQVTAAIEAKAAGAISGSAIVKIIEKNVDKPEQMLNELKAFVTAMKAATRKA, from the coding sequence ATGGAACGCTACGATAATGCATTTGCTGAACTGAAATCCCGCCAGGAAGGCGCGTTCGTTCCCTTCGTTACCCTGGGCGACCCTGGCCCGGAGCAGTCTCTGAAGATTATCGACGCCCTGATCGAAGCCGGTGCCGACGCGCTGGAGCTGGGCATTCCATTCTCCGATCCGCTGGCGGATGGCCCGACCATCCAGAACGCCACCCTGCGCGCGTTTGCCGCAGGCGTAACCCCAACCCAGTGCTTTGAGATGCTGACGGCGATCCGCCAGAAGCACCCGACCATTCCGATTGGCCTGCTGATGTACGCCAACCTGGTGTTTAACCGTGGTGTTGACGAGTTCTACGCCGAGTGCGCGCGCGTGGGTGTTGACTCGGTGCTGGTAGCAGACGTGCCCGTTGAAGAGTCTGCGCCGTTCCGCCAGGCGGCAATGCGCCATAATGTCGCCCCGATTTTCATCTGCCCACCAAACGCTGATGACGAACTGCTGCGCCAGATTGCCTCTTACGGACGCGGATATACCTACCTGCTCTCCCGCGCAGGCGTGACCGGTGCCGAGAATAAAGCCGCACTGCCGCTGCATCATCTGGTGGAGAAGCTGGCCGAATACCATGCCGCGCCTCCGCTGCAGGGCTTCGGGATTTCCTCTCCGGATCAGGTCACTGCGGCAATTGAGGCGAAGGCGGCTGGCGCCATCTCCGGCTCCGCGATAGTGAAGATCATCGAGAAGAACGTGGACAAGCCCGAGCAGATGCTGAACGAATTGAAAGCGTTCGTGACCGCAATGAAAGCGGCGACGCGGAAAGCATAA
- the trpCF gene encoding bifunctional indole-3-glycerol-phosphate synthase TrpC/phosphoribosylanthranilate isomerase TrpF — translation MQTVLAKIVADKAIWVEARKAEQPLASFQNDVVPSSRRFYDALQGARTAFILECKKASPSKGVIRDDFDPARIAGIYKHHASAISVLTDEKYFQGSFDFLPIVSGIAPQPILCKDFIIDPYQIWLARFYQADACLLMLSVLDDEQYRQLAAVAHSLKMGVLTEVSNEEELERAIALEAKVVGINNRDLRDLSIDLNRTRQLAPRLGSGVTVISESGINSYAQVRELSHFANGFLIGSAMMEHDDLNAAVRRVLLGENKVCGLTREQDALAAYEAGAIYGGLIFVDASPRTVNEEQARKVIAAAPLSYVGVFRNADIADVVAKAATLSLSAVQLHGEEDQAYINALRDALAPQVQIWKAQSVGSTLPARNLNHVDKYVLDNGQGGTGQRFDWSLLNGEKLDNVLLAGGLSPDNCVEAAKTGCAGLDFNSGVESQPGIKDASKLASVFKTLRAY, via the coding sequence ATGCAGACCGTTTTAGCGAAAATCGTTGCCGATAAGGCCATCTGGGTGGAAGCCCGCAAAGCAGAGCAGCCGCTTGCCAGTTTCCAGAATGACGTCGTCCCAAGCAGCCGTCGTTTCTATGACGCCCTGCAGGGGGCACGCACCGCCTTTATTCTGGAGTGCAAAAAGGCGTCTCCCTCAAAAGGCGTTATTCGTGACGATTTTGACCCGGCGCGTATCGCCGGTATTTATAAGCATCATGCGTCGGCTATCTCCGTGCTGACGGATGAGAAATATTTCCAGGGCAGCTTCGATTTTCTGCCGATCGTCAGCGGCATCGCGCCGCAGCCGATCCTGTGCAAAGACTTTATTATCGATCCGTATCAGATCTGGTTGGCGCGTTTCTACCAGGCCGATGCCTGCCTGCTGATGCTCTCGGTACTGGACGACGAACAGTATCGCCAGCTTGCTGCCGTGGCGCACAGCCTGAAAATGGGCGTGCTGACCGAAGTGAGTAACGAAGAAGAGCTCGAGCGTGCCATTGCGCTGGAAGCCAAAGTGGTCGGCATCAACAACCGCGATCTTCGCGACCTGTCGATTGACCTGAACCGCACGCGCCAGCTGGCTCCGCGTCTGGGTTCTGGCGTCACGGTGATCAGCGAATCCGGCATTAACAGCTACGCCCAAGTGCGCGAGCTGAGCCACTTCGCCAACGGTTTCCTGATTGGCTCCGCCATGATGGAGCATGACGATCTCAACGCGGCGGTGCGTCGCGTGCTGCTGGGTGAAAACAAAGTCTGCGGCTTAACCCGTGAACAGGATGCACTGGCCGCGTATGAGGCTGGGGCAATCTATGGCGGTTTGATCTTCGTTGATGCTTCTCCTCGCACAGTCAATGAGGAACAGGCCCGCAAGGTTATCGCAGCGGCCCCGCTGAGCTATGTTGGCGTATTCCGCAATGCGGATATCGCGGACGTTGTGGCAAAAGCCGCGACGTTATCCCTGAGTGCCGTTCAGCTCCATGGCGAAGAAGACCAGGCGTATATCAATGCCCTGCGCGATGCGCTGGCACCGCAGGTTCAGATTTGGAAAGCGCAAAGCGTGGGCAGCACCCTGCCCGCACGTAATCTTAACCACGTTGACAAATACGTGCTCGATAACGGCCAGGGCGGCACCGGACAGCGTTTTGACTGGTCGCTGCTGAACGGCGAAAAGCTGGACAACGTCCTGCTGGCGGGCGGATTAAGTCCGGATAACTGTGTGGAAGCCGCGAAAACCGGCTGTGCAGGCCTCGATTTCAATTCAGGCGTAGAGTCGCAACCGGGTATAAAAGATGCCAGCAAGCTGGCCTCAGTGTTTAAAACTCTGCGTGCATATTAA
- the trpB gene encoding tryptophan synthase subunit beta, which translates to MTTLLNPYFGEFGGMYVPQILMPALRQLEEAFVSAQKDPAFQAEFTDLLKNYAGRPTALTKCRNLTEGTKTTLYLKREDLLHGGAHKTNQVLGQALLAKRMGKTEIIAETGAGQHGVASALASALLGLKCRIYMGAKDVERQSPNVFRMRLMGAEVIPVHSGSATLKDACNEALRDWSGSYETAHYMLGTAAGPHPFPTIVREFQRMIGEETKAQILEKEGRLPDAVIACVGGGSNAIGMFADFIDETRVGLIGVEPAGHGIETGEHGAPLKHGRVGIYFGMKAPMMQTDEGQIEESYSISAGLDFPSVGPQHAFLNSTGRADYVSITDDEALEAFKTLCRSEGIIPALESSHALAHALKMMKENPEKEQLLVVNLSGRGDKDIFTVHDILKARGEI; encoded by the coding sequence ATGACGACATTACTTAACCCGTATTTTGGTGAGTTCGGCGGGATGTACGTTCCGCAAATCCTGATGCCCGCGCTGCGCCAGCTGGAAGAAGCGTTCGTGAGCGCGCAGAAAGATCCGGCGTTTCAGGCGGAGTTTACCGACCTGCTGAAAAACTATGCCGGCCGTCCAACCGCGCTGACCAAATGCCGCAACCTGACCGAAGGCACCAAAACCACGCTTTATCTTAAGCGTGAAGATCTGCTGCACGGCGGCGCGCATAAAACTAACCAGGTGCTGGGCCAGGCGCTGCTCGCAAAGCGTATGGGTAAAACCGAAATCATCGCCGAAACCGGCGCGGGACAGCACGGCGTGGCTTCTGCGCTCGCCAGCGCCCTGCTCGGCCTGAAGTGCCGCATCTACATGGGCGCGAAAGACGTTGAGCGTCAGTCGCCGAACGTGTTCCGTATGCGCCTGATGGGTGCGGAAGTGATCCCGGTGCACAGCGGCTCCGCGACGCTGAAAGATGCCTGTAACGAAGCGCTGCGCGACTGGTCAGGCAGCTACGAAACCGCGCACTATATGCTCGGTACCGCGGCGGGCCCGCACCCGTTCCCGACCATTGTGCGCGAATTCCAGCGCATGATCGGTGAAGAGACCAAAGCGCAAATCCTTGAAAAAGAGGGGCGTCTGCCGGATGCGGTGATTGCCTGCGTTGGCGGCGGATCTAACGCCATCGGCATGTTTGCCGATTTTATCGACGAAACCCGCGTAGGGTTGATTGGCGTCGAGCCTGCCGGTCACGGGATTGAAACCGGCGAGCACGGCGCGCCGCTGAAGCATGGCCGCGTGGGGATTTACTTCGGCATGAAAGCCCCGATGATGCAGACCGATGAAGGGCAGATTGAAGAGTCTTACTCGATTTCTGCCGGACTGGATTTCCCGTCCGTTGGGCCACAGCACGCGTTCCTGAACAGCACGGGGCGCGCGGATTATGTCTCCATTACCGATGATGAAGCGCTGGAAGCCTTCAAAACGCTGTGCCGCAGCGAAGGTATCATCCCGGCACTTGAGTCTTCACACGCGCTGGCGCACGCGCTGAAAATGATGAAAGAGAACCCGGAAAAAGAGCAGCTGCTGGTCGTTAACCTTTCCGGTCGCGGTGACAAAGATATCTTCACCGTTCACGATATTCTGAAAGCACGAGGGGAAATCTGA
- the trpD gene encoding bifunctional anthranilate synthase glutamate amidotransferase component TrpG/anthranilate phosphoribosyltransferase TrpD — protein MADILLLDNIDSFTYNLADQLRANGHNVVIYRNHVPAQTLIDRLATMQNPVLMLSPGPGAPSEAGCMPELLTRMRGKLPIIGICLGHQAIVEAYGGYVGQAGEILHGKASSIEHDGQAMFAGLPNPLPVARYHSLVGSNIPAGLTINASFEGMVMAVRHDADRVCGMQFHPESILTSNGARLLEQTLDWALQKLEQTNTLQPILEKLYQAQTLSQQESHQLFSAVVRGELKPEQLAAALVSMKVRGESPQEIAGAATALLENAAPFPRPDYQFADIVGTGGDGSNSINISTASAFVAAACGLKVAKHGNRSVSSRSGSSDLLAAFGINLEMNAERSREALDDLGVCFLFAPKYHTGFRHAMPVRQQLKTRTLFNVLGPLINPAHPPLALIGVYSPELVLPIAETLRVLGYKRAAVVHSGGMDEVSLHAPTLVAELNDGEVLSYQLEASDFGLTPYHQEALAGGTPEENRDILTRLLQGKGEAAHEAAVAANVAMLMRLHGEEDLKANAQKVLDVLRSGAAYDRVTALAARG, from the coding sequence ATGGCTGACATTCTGCTGCTCGATAATATCGACTCCTTTACCTATAACCTGGCAGATCAGCTGCGTGCAAATGGCCACAACGTCGTTATCTACCGTAACCACGTTCCGGCTCAGACCCTGATTGACCGTCTGGCGACCATGCAAAACCCGGTGCTGATGCTCTCCCCGGGGCCGGGCGCGCCGAGCGAAGCGGGCTGTATGCCCGAGCTGCTGACCCGCATGCGCGGCAAGCTGCCAATTATCGGTATCTGCCTGGGTCACCAGGCGATCGTGGAAGCCTACGGCGGCTACGTCGGCCAGGCGGGCGAGATCCTGCACGGTAAAGCCTCCAGCATTGAACATGACGGCCAGGCAATGTTTGCCGGGCTGCCGAATCCGCTCCCGGTCGCGCGCTACCATTCGCTGGTCGGCAGCAACATTCCGGCCGGGCTGACCATCAACGCCTCGTTCGAAGGGATGGTGATGGCGGTACGCCACGATGCGGATCGCGTCTGCGGCATGCAGTTCCACCCGGAATCTATTTTGACCTCCAATGGCGCACGCCTGCTGGAGCAGACCCTTGACTGGGCGTTACAGAAGCTGGAGCAGACCAACACCCTGCAGCCGATTCTGGAAAAACTATATCAGGCGCAGACCCTGAGCCAGCAGGAGAGCCACCAGCTCTTCTCCGCCGTGGTGCGCGGTGAGCTGAAGCCTGAACAACTGGCGGCAGCGCTGGTCAGCATGAAGGTGCGCGGCGAAAGCCCGCAGGAGATCGCCGGCGCGGCCACTGCCCTGCTGGAAAATGCCGCCCCGTTCCCGCGCCCTGACTATCAGTTTGCCGATATCGTCGGAACCGGTGGTGACGGCAGCAACAGTATTAACATCTCCACCGCCAGCGCGTTCGTGGCGGCGGCGTGTGGTTTGAAGGTAGCGAAACACGGTAACCGCAGCGTCTCCAGCCGTTCAGGCTCGTCCGATCTGCTGGCCGCTTTTGGCATCAACCTGGAGATGAATGCCGAGCGTTCACGCGAAGCGCTGGACGATCTGGGCGTTTGCTTCCTGTTTGCGCCGAAATATCACACCGGTTTCCGCCACGCCATGCCGGTTCGCCAGCAGCTTAAAACCCGCACGCTGTTTAACGTGCTCGGCCCGCTGATCAACCCAGCCCATCCGCCACTGGCACTAATTGGCGTTTACAGCCCTGAGCTGGTCCTGCCGATTGCCGAAACGCTGCGCGTGCTGGGTTACAAACGCGCCGCCGTGGTGCACAGCGGCGGAATGGATGAAGTTTCGCTGCATGCGCCGACGCTGGTGGCCGAGCTTAACGATGGCGAAGTGCTCAGCTATCAGCTTGAGGCGTCTGATTTCGGCTTAACGCCGTACCATCAGGAAGCGCTGGCAGGCGGTACGCCGGAAGAAAACCGTGACATTCTGACGCGCTTACTACAAGGTAAAGGTGAGGCCGCTCATGAGGCCGCCGTGGCTGCCAACGTCGCCATGCTGATGCGTTTGCACGGTGAGGAAGACCTGAAGGCCAATGCTCAAAAAGTTCTGGATGTACTGCGCTCCGGTGCAGCTTACGATCGCGTTACCGCACTTGCGGCAAGAGGGTAA